From a region of the Garciella nitratireducens DSM 15102 genome:
- a CDS encoding uberolysin/carnocyclin family circular bacteriocin: MVFTKNIRRCLFMLFITLVAATLGIPSAVATTVVNVVLGAGTLVTVLGIIASIASGGATALMTMGWTTFKATVKSLAKKSMAKAVAW, encoded by the coding sequence ATGGTATTTACCAAAAATATTAGGAGATGTTTATTTATGTTATTTATTACATTGGTAGCTGCGACACTTGGAATTCCTAGTGCAGTCGCAACAACAGTCGTTAATGTAGTTTTGGGAGCAGGCACATTAGTAACTGTCCTTGGCATAATCGCAAGCATTGCCTCTGGTGGTGCAACAGCACTTATGACTATGGGCTGGACTACTTTCAAAGCAACAGTAAAATCTTTAGCAAAAAAGAGTATGGCAAAAGCAGTTGCATGGTAA